From a region of the Nonlabens dokdonensis DSW-6 genome:
- a CDS encoding HD domain-containing protein, translated as MKKYTPDMTYISTCLDFLVKQYSSSSRPYHNLQHLTFMMDELQRCSCKPDNRDALILSIYYHDIIYKASKKDNEMQSAIVLEKHLSKTDFKHIHLCKESILATKEHKKSTNSDINLLLDLDLAILGQTPETYISYTQKIRKEYCIYPNFLYKPARRKAMIHFLEQEQIFKTDEFFDKYENQARENIKNEIASLS; from the coding sequence TTGAAAAAATACACTCCAGATATGACTTATATAAGTACGTGTCTGGATTTTTTAGTAAAACAATATTCTTCCTCTTCAAGACCTTATCATAATTTGCAACATTTAACATTTATGATGGATGAGTTACAACGGTGCAGTTGCAAACCAGATAATAGAGATGCACTTATATTAAGTATCTATTACCACGATATCATCTACAAAGCAAGTAAAAAAGATAACGAAATGCAAAGCGCGATAGTTTTAGAAAAACATCTTTCTAAAACAGATTTTAAACATATCCATCTATGCAAAGAATCTATACTAGCAACTAAAGAGCATAAGAAATCAACAAATAGCGATATCAATCTTTTATTAGATCTTGATCTGGCAATTCTAGGTCAAACCCCAGAAACATATATCTCTTATACTCAAAAAATCAGAAAAGAATATTGCATCTATCCTAACTTCCTGTATAAACCAGCTCGTAGAAAAGCGATGATCCATTTTCTAGAACAAGAACAAATTTTCAAAACAGACGAGTTTTTTGATAAATATGAGAATCAAGCTCGAGAAAACATTAAAAATGAGATCGCTAGTTTATCATAA
- the recQ gene encoding DNA helicase RecQ, giving the protein MADTQIGLEENLKKYFGFEQFRGLQKQVITSLLNKEDCFVIMPTGGGKSLCYQLPALMQEGTAIVVSPLIALMKNQVDAIRGVSDHDGVAHVLNSSLSKTDVQQVKDDIENGITKLLYVAPESLTKEEYVDFLKQQKISFLAVDEAHCISEWGHDFRPEYRNLRKIIDRIGSDIPIIGLTATATPKVQEDILKNLQITDATTFQASFNRPNLFYEVRPKTANVDADITRFIKQNEGKSGIVYCLSRKRVEELAQVLQVNGIKAVPYHAGLDAKTRVKHQDMFLMEDTDVVVATIAFGMGIDKPDVRFVIHHDIPKSIESYYQETGRAGRDGGEGHCLAYYSYKDIEKLEKFMSGKPIAEQEIGHALLQEMVGYSETSMSRRQYILHYFGEEFDPATGEGGDMDDNMRNPKPQKEAVEEVKKLIKVIDAAGERYKSKDIVNILMGKNNAMISSHKLDQHDYFGSGKNKEKAFWTALIRQVLVARLIRKDIESYGTLKVLEAGHDFIKNGETFMMSDDHTYGDDSNQIVAASKGGAIDTQLVKYLKDLRKKVANQKNVPPYVVFQDPSLEDMATKYPISMEEMANIHGVGEGKARKYGKSFIELIAKYVEENDIVRPDDLVIKSTGAKSGNKLYFITSIDRKLSFDDMASAKGLEMNQLINELESIVYSGTKLNVGYWIDEMLDEEQQEELHEYFLESETDKIDAAVEEFDGDYEEEEIRLYRLKFISEVAN; this is encoded by the coding sequence ATGGCAGATACGCAAATAGGATTAGAAGAAAATCTAAAGAAATATTTTGGATTTGAACAATTTAGAGGTCTACAAAAACAGGTCATAACGTCATTACTCAATAAAGAAGATTGTTTTGTCATCATGCCTACTGGTGGTGGTAAATCATTATGCTATCAATTACCGGCATTAATGCAAGAAGGTACTGCAATCGTGGTATCACCACTTATAGCATTAATGAAAAATCAAGTAGATGCCATAAGAGGTGTCTCTGATCACGATGGGGTCGCTCACGTATTGAACTCCTCACTGTCAAAAACAGATGTGCAGCAGGTTAAAGATGATATAGAGAACGGTATCACCAAGTTATTATATGTAGCTCCAGAATCATTAACCAAAGAAGAATATGTAGATTTTTTAAAACAACAGAAAATCTCCTTTCTCGCAGTTGATGAAGCACACTGTATTAGTGAATGGGGACACGATTTTAGACCAGAATATAGAAACTTACGTAAAATTATAGACCGCATAGGCTCAGATATTCCTATCATAGGATTAACCGCTACGGCGACGCCTAAAGTACAAGAGGATATTCTTAAGAATTTACAAATTACAGATGCGACTACATTTCAGGCGTCATTTAATAGACCTAATTTATTTTATGAGGTACGTCCTAAAACAGCAAATGTAGATGCAGATATCACTCGCTTTATCAAACAAAATGAAGGCAAGTCAGGAATAGTTTACTGTCTGTCTAGAAAAAGAGTGGAAGAACTGGCACAAGTTTTACAAGTTAACGGCATTAAAGCGGTTCCTTATCATGCAGGGCTGGACGCAAAGACTCGTGTAAAACATCAAGATATGTTCTTGATGGAAGATACTGATGTAGTTGTAGCAACCATAGCTTTTGGGATGGGAATTGATAAACCAGATGTTCGTTTTGTAATTCATCATGACATTCCTAAAAGTATAGAATCTTATTATCAAGAAACAGGTCGTGCTGGTCGTGACGGAGGAGAAGGACACTGTCTTGCTTATTATTCTTATAAAGACATAGAAAAATTAGAAAAGTTCATGTCAGGAAAACCTATTGCTGAGCAAGAGATAGGACATGCTTTACTGCAAGAAATGGTAGGTTATTCTGAAACTAGTATGAGTCGTAGGCAGTATATCCTGCACTATTTTGGTGAAGAATTTGATCCTGCTACAGGTGAAGGAGGCGATATGGATGATAACATGCGTAATCCTAAACCTCAAAAAGAAGCCGTTGAAGAAGTAAAGAAATTAATTAAGGTAATTGATGCCGCTGGTGAGCGTTATAAATCTAAGGATATTGTAAATATTCTTATGGGTAAGAATAATGCTATGATTTCTAGCCATAAACTAGACCAGCACGATTACTTTGGAAGTGGTAAGAATAAAGAAAAGGCTTTTTGGACGGCATTAATCCGTCAGGTATTGGTCGCTCGATTGATACGTAAAGACATTGAATCTTATGGTACGCTTAAGGTTCTAGAAGCTGGTCATGATTTTATCAAAAATGGAGAAACCTTCATGATGAGTGATGATCATACCTATGGTGATGACTCTAATCAAATAGTAGCAGCTTCAAAAGGAGGCGCTATTGATACACAACTCGTAAAGTATTTAAAGGACTTGCGTAAAAAGGTTGCCAATCAGAAAAATGTACCTCCATATGTAGTTTTTCAAGATCCTTCTTTAGAAGACATGGCTACTAAGTATCCTATTTCTATGGAAGAAATGGCAAACATTCACGGAGTAGGTGAAGGTAAAGCTAGAAAATATGGGAAGTCTTTCATTGAGCTTATTGCAAAATACGTAGAAGAGAATGACATCGTACGACCAGATGATCTTGTTATTAAAAGTACTGGCGCAAAATCAGGAAATAAGCTTTATTTTATAACTAGTATTGATCGCAAGCTGAGTTTTGATGACATGGCTAGTGCCAAAGGTCTAGAAATGAATCAGTTGATCAATGAGTTAGAAAGTATCGTTTATAGTGGTACTAAATTAAATGTAGGTTACTGGATTGATGAAATGCTAGACGAAGAGCAACAAGAAGAACTGCATGAGTACTTTCTTGAGTCAGAAACTGATAAAATAGATGCTGCGGTTGAAGAATTTGACGGCGATTATGAAGAAGAAGAAATACGCTTGTACCGCTTGAAGTTTATCAGTGAAGTGGCAAATTAA
- a CDS encoding glycosyltransferase, whose amino-acid sequence MKVLQIIDSMEAGGAERMAVNIANVLADAGHDSHLCVTRKEGLLKESIDDQVNYLFLEKKGKIGWNAILKLRNYIKKHNIEVVHAHSTSAFIGVLSCITLQNKLKFIWHDHYGKANELEARPAQMLQLISYFFDHVISVNQLLRRWAIDKLKSKQVTFLENFAVKSKESQLSLPLKGIQGKRMICLANLREQKDHLNLIHAFAGVHEDYKDWTLHLCGQDFNDAYSLKVKNLITEKNLQNHVFLLGSRSDVSAALNECNIAVLSSKSEGLPVALLEYGLHKLPVITTDVGACAEVIKEHGIVVPSQDSIALSKALIDMVNNESNRQTLASKFHHHVIENYGTERYVEKLLVIYTS is encoded by the coding sequence ATGAAGGTATTGCAAATCATAGATAGTATGGAAGCTGGTGGAGCAGAGCGTATGGCAGTGAATATTGCTAACGTTTTAGCTGATGCAGGTCATGATTCACATCTTTGCGTTACAAGAAAAGAAGGATTGCTTAAAGAATCCATTGACGATCAGGTCAATTATTTGTTTTTAGAGAAGAAAGGTAAAATAGGATGGAACGCCATTTTAAAACTTAGAAATTACATTAAAAAGCATAATATTGAAGTCGTTCACGCTCATAGCACATCGGCCTTTATAGGTGTTTTGAGTTGCATCACTTTACAAAATAAACTGAAGTTCATCTGGCATGATCACTATGGTAAAGCAAACGAACTAGAAGCAAGACCTGCTCAGATGTTACAACTTATTTCGTACTTTTTTGATCACGTGATCAGTGTAAATCAGTTGTTGAGAAGGTGGGCTATCGATAAGTTAAAGAGTAAACAGGTTACCTTCTTGGAGAATTTTGCTGTAAAGTCAAAGGAGTCTCAGCTTTCATTACCCTTAAAAGGCATACAAGGCAAACGCATGATATGCTTAGCCAACCTGAGAGAACAGAAGGATCATTTGAATCTTATACATGCTTTTGCTGGTGTTCATGAAGATTATAAAGACTGGACGCTGCACCTATGTGGTCAAGATTTTAATGATGCCTATTCTCTAAAAGTAAAAAATCTTATTACAGAAAAGAACTTGCAGAATCACGTATTTCTTCTTGGTTCCAGATCAGACGTAAGTGCAGCGCTTAATGAATGCAATATTGCTGTTTTATCCTCAAAATCTGAAGGTTTACCGGTTGCTTTACTAGAATACGGATTGCACAAATTGCCAGTAATTACTACCGATGTAGGTGCTTGCGCGGAGGTTATTAAGGAACACGGAATTGTAGTGCCATCACAAGACTCCATTGCCTTATCAAAAGCATTAATCGATATGGTTAATAATGAAAGTAATCGTCAAACTTTGGCTAGTAAGTTCCATCATCACGTGATTGAAAATTATGGAACGGAGCGTTACGTGGAGAAGCTTTTGGTAATTTATACGAGCTAG
- a CDS encoding YceI family protein: MKTVNTTKSTAVWTGKKFGGSHTGTIQLQEGNLDYTDDKISGGFFKMNMDSLHVTDLEGEMKGKLEGHLKSDDFFSTATHPTANLVITSISKDNKGIYQATGDLTIKGITNPINFQLLEEGDKLISTLIIDRSKYDVKYGSKSFFKGLGDNFIHDNFEVVVTLEF; the protein is encoded by the coding sequence ATGAAAACAGTAAACACAACAAAAAGCACAGCAGTATGGACCGGTAAAAAATTTGGTGGTTCACACACAGGAACTATTCAATTACAGGAAGGAAACTTAGACTACACAGATGATAAAATCTCTGGAGGATTTTTTAAAATGAATATGGATAGTCTCCATGTGACAGATCTAGAAGGAGAAATGAAAGGCAAACTAGAAGGTCATTTAAAAAGTGATGATTTCTTTTCTACTGCAACACATCCAACAGCAAATCTTGTAATTACTTCCATCAGTAAAGACAATAAGGGTATTTATCAAGCTACTGGAGATCTTACCATTAAAGGAATTACAAACCCTATCAATTTTCAATTACTAGAAGAAGGTGATAAATTAATCTCAACTTTAATAATAGACCGTAGTAAATATGATGTAAAGTATGGTTCTAAAAGTTTCTTTAAAGGACTAGGCGATAACTTTATCCATGACAACTTTGAGGTGGTCGTTACTTTGGAATTTTAG
- a CDS encoding outer membrane beta-barrel protein, which yields MKGITRFNKQDILRAFLVLSLLCSSFLGTAQSSNGFGITAGVNYGSTGDLSQNGQTIIDNPEEKIGYHAGIFYKADVALIYLRPELKFTQLSNEYDGDQLDIQKLDLPILVGTKIVGPLHIFAGPSLQYILNTEIGDVDYSDVQEEFTVGAQVGLAANFGNIGIDVRYERGFTTNEIMQIENVIDINGPITIDTRPEQIILAISVKL from the coding sequence ATGAAAGGTATTACAAGATTCAATAAACAGGACATTTTAAGAGCATTTTTGGTTCTTAGTTTATTATGTTCAAGCTTCTTAGGAACTGCACAGTCGTCCAACGGTTTTGGAATTACGGCTGGTGTGAACTACGGCTCTACAGGAGACTTGTCACAAAATGGCCAGACGATCATAGATAATCCAGAAGAGAAAATAGGATATCACGCGGGAATCTTCTATAAAGCAGATGTTGCACTCATTTATTTAAGACCTGAATTAAAGTTTACGCAATTGAGCAATGAATATGATGGAGATCAACTGGACATTCAAAAGTTAGATTTACCGATTCTTGTAGGAACTAAAATTGTAGGTCCATTGCATATTTTTGCAGGTCCTTCATTGCAATATATTTTGAATACTGAAATAGGAGATGTAGATTATAGTGACGTTCAAGAAGAATTTACTGTAGGCGCTCAAGTTGGTCTTGCTGCTAACTTTGGTAATATAGGTATTGATGTGCGTTATGAACGTGGCTTTACCACAAATGAAATCATGCAAATTGAGAACGTTATCGATATTAATGGCCCTATTACTATAGACACTAGGCCAGAACAAATCATACTTGCAATAAGTGTCAAGCTGTAA
- a CDS encoding KpsF/GutQ family sugar-phosphate isomerase: MEQENKILEVAKRTIRTEAQAVTDLVNGIDIAFAKAVLHIHNSQGRVIITGIGKSAIIAQKIVATMNSTGTPAIFMHAADAIHGDLGIVQTNDVVICISKSGNTPEIKVLVPLIKNFKNKLIAITSNKDSFLGIAADYILHAAIQEEACPNGLAPTTSTTVQLVIGDALAISLLELKGFTDKDFARYHPGGALGKKLYLRVQDLAEKNNKPQVLASTSLRDVIVNISENMLGMTVVTADNKAVGIITDGDLRRMLSSGKNIDYLHASDIMSGNPKTIKASSMAVKAREMMEEFNISQLISVDDKGYSGVVHIHDLIREGII; encoded by the coding sequence TTGGAACAAGAAAATAAAATTTTAGAAGTAGCAAAAAGAACCATTAGAACTGAAGCACAAGCGGTTACAGATCTCGTAAATGGTATCGATATCGCTTTCGCGAAAGCGGTATTACACATACACAACTCTCAAGGCCGAGTTATCATCACTGGAATAGGCAAAAGTGCGATCATTGCTCAAAAAATAGTAGCAACAATGAACTCTACAGGAACTCCTGCTATATTCATGCACGCCGCAGATGCTATTCACGGAGATTTAGGAATTGTACAAACTAATGATGTGGTCATTTGTATCTCTAAAAGCGGTAACACGCCAGAAATTAAAGTCCTTGTTCCTCTTATCAAGAATTTTAAAAACAAGCTCATTGCCATAACGAGCAATAAAGATTCTTTTCTTGGTATAGCTGCAGATTATATTTTACATGCTGCTATTCAAGAAGAAGCTTGTCCCAATGGTCTTGCTCCTACTACGAGTACGACCGTACAACTAGTTATAGGAGATGCTCTAGCGATAAGTCTATTAGAGTTAAAAGGTTTTACTGATAAAGATTTTGCTCGATACCATCCAGGCGGTGCTTTGGGGAAAAAATTATATTTAAGAGTACAAGATTTAGCTGAGAAAAATAACAAACCACAAGTACTTGCATCCACTTCTTTGAGAGACGTCATTGTGAACATTTCAGAAAACATGCTAGGAATGACGGTAGTTACAGCAGATAATAAAGCTGTAGGTATTATTACTGACGGTGATTTGAGACGTATGCTTTCTAGCGGTAAAAACATAGATTACCTTCACGCTAGTGATATTATGAGCGGTAATCCCAAAACGATTAAAGCATCTTCCATGGCTGTAAAAGCTAGAGAAATGATGGAAGAATTCAATATATCCCAATTGATCTCAGTAGATGATAAAGGCTACTCAGGTGTTGTGCACATTCACGATTTAATAAGAGAAGGAATCATTTAA
- the tatC gene encoding twin-arginine translocase subunit TatC, giving the protein MARKKADPNNMSFLDHVEELRWCLIRSIAGILVGAVIAGFFKEFIFDTVIFGPKKADFLTYEFFCKMGRFMGIESDFCDPNFTFKIQSKGMSDEFSAHIWTSILVGFVVAFPWVLYQVWRFIAPGLKSSEKKYSSGFIIICSLLFFIGVLFGYYMIAPLSVHFMITYGLSDQIVPEPSLESYIAYIRASILASGLLFELPVIIYFLTKIGLATPEGLRKNRKFALVIVLIVAAVITPPDVASQIIVAIPVLILYEVSIFISKFVLYRQKRREKKLATP; this is encoded by the coding sequence ATGGCTCGCAAAAAAGCAGACCCCAATAACATGTCGTTTCTCGACCACGTAGAAGAACTACGCTGGTGTTTGATACGTTCTATCGCAGGTATTCTGGTAGGTGCAGTGATCGCTGGTTTTTTTAAAGAATTCATTTTTGACACTGTCATTTTTGGTCCTAAGAAAGCTGACTTCTTAACGTATGAGTTTTTCTGTAAAATGGGAAGATTTATGGGGATTGAAAGTGATTTTTGTGATCCTAATTTCACCTTTAAAATTCAATCTAAAGGGATGTCAGATGAATTTTCAGCTCATATATGGACATCCATCCTTGTTGGTTTTGTAGTAGCATTTCCATGGGTATTGTATCAAGTCTGGCGATTTATAGCACCTGGATTAAAGTCTTCTGAAAAAAAATATAGTAGTGGATTTATCATCATATGCTCCTTATTGTTTTTCATTGGTGTCTTATTTGGTTATTATATGATTGCTCCGCTTTCTGTTCACTTTATGATTACTTATGGATTAAGTGATCAAATTGTTCCTGAGCCAAGTCTTGAAAGCTACATTGCTTACATAAGAGCTTCAATACTAGCCTCTGGATTACTATTTGAATTACCAGTGATTATTTACTTTCTTACTAAAATAGGACTGGCAACGCCTGAAGGTTTGAGAAAAAACAGAAAGTTTGCGCTCGTTATAGTTTTAATAGTAGCAGCGGTAATTACTCCACCAGATGTTGCGAGTCAAATAATAGTTGCTATACCTGTGTTAATTTTATACGAAGTGAGCATTTTCATATCTAAATTTGTCCTTTATAGACAAAAAAGAAGAGAAAAGAAATTAGCTACCCCTTAA
- a CDS encoding glycosyltransferase, which translates to MIKFLVVTDAHLIRQNGKKVAYAPYVKEMDLWMRYVDEVTFICPSKITGKLLAQPFLRQDFNQIGLRRLEFHTLGSAIISFITVPYQFFVLCFAFAKADHIHLRCPGNLALLASIAQVLFPSKKKTAKYAGNFDPNAVQPIAYRWQKRILSNSFLTKNIDILAYGKWPDQSENVKPFFTATYKRNQITPLTKRDWNGPFKAVFVGTMGANKRPIEVFEIIKEMIDKGIDISIDFYGDGPLRTELESRVKLVGLEDKVRLHGNVDNSIVTEAYKNAHFSFLLSKSEGWPKAVAEAMFWGCIPIASQVSCVPWMLGAENSKFQIPNSKFENDTSSSKNNASSSESREEACCERGILIKELSTAEEQVTEYLSQPDVLQKFSENAATWSRQYTLDDFEEAIQQLIQND; encoded by the coding sequence ATGATCAAGTTTCTAGTAGTCACAGACGCACATTTGATCCGACAGAACGGCAAGAAGGTAGCCTATGCTCCTTATGTTAAGGAAATGGATCTATGGATGCGTTATGTAGATGAGGTTACATTTATCTGTCCTAGTAAAATTACAGGTAAATTATTAGCACAGCCTTTTTTAAGGCAAGATTTTAATCAAATAGGTTTAAGAAGACTAGAGTTTCACACGCTTGGCTCGGCTATTATTTCTTTTATTACTGTCCCTTATCAGTTTTTTGTTTTGTGTTTCGCTTTCGCGAAAGCGGATCACATACACTTAAGGTGTCCTGGAAATCTAGCGTTACTGGCCAGTATCGCACAGGTTTTGTTTCCTTCCAAAAAGAAAACAGCAAAGTATGCTGGTAATTTTGATCCTAATGCAGTGCAGCCTATCGCCTATAGATGGCAAAAAAGAATTCTTTCCAATTCATTTTTGACCAAAAATATAGACATACTTGCCTATGGAAAATGGCCAGATCAATCTGAAAATGTAAAGCCTTTTTTTACAGCTACCTACAAAAGAAACCAAATAACACCACTAACGAAAAGAGACTGGAATGGTCCTTTTAAAGCCGTATTTGTGGGAACAATGGGAGCTAATAAACGACCAATAGAAGTTTTTGAGATAATAAAGGAAATGATCGACAAGGGAATTGATATTTCCATAGATTTTTACGGCGACGGACCATTAAGAACTGAGTTGGAGTCCAGAGTTAAGCTGGTAGGTCTAGAAGATAAGGTGCGATTGCACGGTAATGTGGATAATAGCATAGTTACTGAAGCCTATAAAAATGCGCATTTCTCATTTCTTCTTTCTAAAAGTGAGGGCTGGCCTAAAGCCGTTGCTGAGGCTATGTTTTGGGGTTGCATACCTATTGCGAGTCAAGTAAGTTGTGTCCCATGGATGCTTGGAGCAGAAAATTCCAAATTCCAAATTCCAAATTCCAAATTTGAAAATGATACTAGTTCGTCAAAGAACAATGCCAGTTCGAGCGAGAGTCGAGAAGAGGCTTGTTGTGAACGAGGTATTTTAATCAAAGAACTTTCAACAGCTGAAGAACAAGTAACAGAATATTTAAGTCAGCCAGATGTGCTTCAAAAATTTTCAGAAAACGCGGCAACCTGGTCTAGACAATATACTCTTGATGATTTTGAAGAAGCGATTCAGCAATTAATACAAAATGATTGA
- a CDS encoding CIA30 family protein, which produces METTIVLFDFNSDTELDNWKPINDTVMGGVSSSSFTINDEGHACFSGEVSLENNGGFASVRYECPDQKLGDATKAVLRVKGDGNEYQLRFKENSSDGHSYIIPFSTTGEWETVELELDEMTASFRGSQLNMDNFHHMFIDELSLFIGNKEASFKLLIDKIHVE; this is translated from the coding sequence ATGGAAACAACTATTGTTTTATTTGATTTTAATTCAGATACAGAATTAGATAATTGGAAACCTATTAATGACACTGTAATGGGTGGCGTTTCATCAAGCTCATTTACTATAAACGATGAAGGACACGCATGTTTTAGTGGAGAAGTATCATTAGAGAATAATGGCGGATTTGCCTCCGTAAGATACGAATGCCCAGATCAAAAACTTGGAGATGCTACTAAGGCTGTTTTGAGAGTAAAAGGTGATGGAAATGAGTATCAATTACGTTTTAAAGAAAATTCCTCAGACGGTCATTCTTATATTATCCCTTTTTCTACCACTGGAGAATGGGAAACTGTAGAATTAGAACTGGATGAAATGACAGCTTCCTTTAGAGGTAGCCAGCTTAATATGGATAATTTTCATCACATGTTTATAGATGAACTATCTCTATTCATAGGAAACAAAGAAGCTTCATTTAAACTTTTGATTGATAAAATTCATGTAGAGTAA
- a CDS encoding MarR family winged helix-turn-helix transcriptional regulator has translation MNMSNDSAAVPLSRKLITTLIKKGTEVQEAISLNLKDHGITIQQFNVLRILRGRKGELASLQDVSKNMIHANSNTTRVIDKLVDKELVSRKQCPTDRRQIELNITDEGLKLLKVLDKKVDDVETTLTNDLNNKELNTLIEGLNKI, from the coding sequence ATGAATATGTCGAATGATTCTGCTGCTGTTCCGCTTTCGCGAAAGCTAATAACCACCTTAATAAAAAAAGGTACTGAGGTTCAAGAAGCGATAAGCCTCAATTTAAAAGATCATGGAATCACGATTCAACAATTCAATGTTTTGCGCATTTTAAGAGGACGCAAAGGTGAGCTTGCTAGTCTTCAAGACGTAAGTAAAAATATGATTCATGCCAACTCAAATACAACTCGCGTAATCGATAAACTGGTAGATAAAGAGCTAGTAAGTCGTAAACAATGTCCTACTGATAGAAGACAAATAGAATTGAACATTACCGATGAAGGTTTGAAACTATTAAAAGTTCTAGATAAAAAAGTAGACGACGTAGAAACTACACTTACCAATGACCTCAACAATAAGGAATTGAACACCTTAATAGAAGGACTCAACAAAATTTAA
- a CDS encoding carboxymuconolactone decarboxylase family protein — translation MSNQVEEFNAYRAKMNDAILEDNNKIIKRIFNLDTNAFAAGKLDKKTKELLGLVASTVLRCDDCVKYHLEASHKEGISKEEVVEALSIATLVGGTIVIPHLRRAYEYWDAVEKNAK, via the coding sequence ATGAGTAATCAAGTAGAAGAATTCAATGCGTACCGCGCAAAAATGAACGATGCCATTCTTGAAGATAACAACAAGATCATCAAACGTATTTTTAATCTAGACACCAATGCCTTTGCAGCTGGAAAATTAGACAAGAAAACAAAAGAGCTATTAGGCCTTGTGGCAAGCACGGTTTTAAGATGTGATGATTGTGTAAAATACCACCTGGAAGCAAGTCATAAAGAAGGAATTTCCAAGGAAGAAGTCGTTGAGGCACTGTCTATTGCAACCTTAGTAGGAGGAACTATTGTTATACCACATTTACGTCGTGCCTATGAATACTGGGATGCGGTAGAGAAGAATGCAAAGTAA